In Fusarium musae strain F31 chromosome 7, whole genome shotgun sequence, a single window of DNA contains:
- a CDS encoding hypothetical protein (EggNog:ENOG41) yields MSSEGTSQAAATDSASGPGSGPGPRQSRTPDPSTDSDHEPPDSGRQRSPSQGSANTSRHRDVAPRDFVRLFQCQICSLPLDEPISLPCGKSLCRRCLPGTHMRTNITYPAAPDRLRGFKCPFEDCGKEHAIGDCAIDVVLNKAAQHVREEIERFKNESSTTDLATKVMWPDPWAAAGVSSMRDDEEAYTKVIPGGKVIATYRLAEEGDLSYEADVYYDEITSATPSPPSDADDTGIVRKAQDATRAEMDCQVCYALFYDPLTTSCGHTFCRSCLHRILDHSRYCPICRRPLAISPLLSQTSSPSNQTIKRIIETFWLEEVNARKEALDAERVAQMQDYDLALFVCTLSFPQMPTFLHIFEPRYRLMIRRALEGDHTFGMVIPKRPQHPGDANFHELGTLLRIVNVQFFPDGRSLIETVGLSRFRVLEHSYLDGYIVGKTERIDDISLEDEEAAEAAEATPIETEDQQPLQAMDTVKEPTEPTPTSPLPRSDSSSPHMPTSATEIDSMSTQSLVRYASSFVARMRQQSVPWLTERMLTIYGECPEDPAIFPWWFASMLPVKDIEKYRLLGTSSVRERLKICCTWILEWETSRW; encoded by the coding sequence CACTTCTCGCCATCGCGATGTCGCCCCTCGCGATTTCGTCCGGCTCTTCCAGTGTCAAATCTGCTCATTGCCCTTAGATGAGCCCATCAGCCTCCCCTGCGGTAAAAGTCTGTGCCGGCGCTGTTTACCAGGCACACATATGAGAACCAATATAACATATCCCGCCGCTCCAGACCGACTCCGTGGCTTTAAATGTCCCTTTGAGGACTGCGGTAAGGAACACGCTATTGGCGACTGCGCTATCGATGTTGTGCTCAACAAGGCGGCGCAACACGTGAGGGAAGAGATCGAACGATTTAAGAATGAGTCCTCAACCACCGACCTGGCGACCAAGGTCATGTGGCCCGACCCTTGGGCTGCTGCAGGCGTCTCTTCCATGagggacgatgaagaagcatatACAAAGGTGATACCAGGTGGAAAGGTTATCGCCACTTATCGTCTCGCCGAAGAGGGTGACCTGTCTTATGAAGCCGATGTATACTACGACGAAATTACATCGGCGACGCCATCACCACcttctgatgctgatgatacAGGAATCGTTCGAAAAGCGCAAGACGCCACTCGCGCTGAGATGGACTGTCAGGTCTGCTACGCACTCTTCTACGATCCTCTTACAACATCTTGCGGACATACTTTCTGTCGATCATGCTTACATCGAATTCTTGATCATTCACGGTATTGCCCGATATGTCGTCGCCCACTGGCTATCAGCCCCCTATTAAGTCAAACTTCATCGCCCTCAAATCAGACTATTAAGCGCATCATCGAAACATTTTGGTTGGAGGAAGTTAACGCTCGAAAGGAGGCACTGGACGCTGAGCGTGTAGCTCAGATGCAAGATTACGACCTCGCACTCTTTGTATGCACACTGTCGTTTCCCCAGATGCCGACATTCCTGCACATTTTTGAGCCGAGATATAGACTCATGATCCGGAGAGCACTCGAAGGAGACCATACCTTTGGTATGGTCATACCCAAACGACCCCAACATCCTGGCGATGCCAACTTTCACGAGCTCGGCACGCTTCTCCGCATTGTCAATGTCCAGTTCTTCCCAGATGGTCGGAGTCTTATTGAGACTGTGGGCCTGTCACGCTTCCGCGTTCTCGAGCATAGCTACCTTGACGGATACATTGTTGGCAAGACTGAAAGGATAGACGATATTAGCctcgaggacgaagaagctGCCGAGGCTGCTGAAGCAACACCGATAGAGACTGAGGATCAGCAACCCTTGCAGGCCATGGATACTGTCAAGGAACCCACTGAACCAACACCGACATCGCCATTACCACGGTCTGATTCCTCCAGTCCACACATGCCAACCTCAGCTACCGAGATCGACTCAATGTCTACACAGAGTCTTGTGCGCTATGCCTCATCTTTCGTCGCGAGAATGCGCCAACAGAGTGTCCCCTGGTTGACAGAACGTATGTTGACTATATACGGCGAGTGTCCAGAAGACCCTGCCATCTTTCCATGGTGGTTTGCCAGTATGTTGCCGGTCAAAGACATTGAGAAATACCGACTCCTGGGCACATCCAGCGTACGAGAGCGACTCAAGATATGCTGCACGTGGATCTTGGAATGGGAGACATCCAGATGGTAA
- a CDS encoding hypothetical protein (EggNog:ENOG41): MSNRKAKLPSHFCEWVVGTTIESVIGAIPKNKPLKKRDVVRVAVTTDDESEEDTVSVTYPRTGRNYTPPPANEAKAVVKKKVRFEARQNGPLKSAMKQTTTTTPKDSSDEASDSGPETESDSSQSAYISSSDATDSDVEYSVECVKHKRQRKKKRRQTQAEEDTESDWDSDPAPDCPCQRCTKGRQILQRVCQKRSKEITPPSPETSDSDEEAPPNTKQQSGKNKRRCLKKAKPTEPDPNTSDSDSEPEILALKKRSQTKNQGKQTNGKEQQIALQAPMTKKERKAMNKKAKQQQEQEIEGETSDSPKETEEETEPEEEPKKQNKGKQKNNKKQKGEQKKQEPENETNKDQEAAPADKAPEASKDTDQGKFRTMKGKAKAQPKKKDGVKKGNYPEGLPVPHMRRPQLVEPIRAQVVLIERVIKIPQDPAPNAYYDAELNILRAYDGPAYGNHQSNALYPERDAFGRPLPMGQPHPMQNPFYYGFNNPQQYPNYPQMPPFHQGYAGAPPPPDAYSHVPITQGMAPPPWYAMGPPPGVPPSGYYGHRSPETNKNTPVSKAEKNNVGPPGSLTGQDNPYYKRKSQNNGWESHRSVPKENGHPPGSDKAGSNRSNGSNDWNKNNDPVASWNDGVPDNKGQDDWPATAPDNNQNGNDWGTSDDQAVKDWNDRITQDSKPAEWPISLPTGEQDQKQNGSGDGSSHSNRSNDTLKKIGAHWGEDTYPGCCPPSTWGEQQTTSSVGQSADNNVGIWAPTDVNGSGNGDGNQNPPAVGGDGDNIMPGTWVDGTETVPAWGDATAAQDTNGKAIHW; encoded by the exons ATGTCAAATCGCAAAGCGAAACTCCCCTCGCATTTTTGCGAATGGGTAGTTGGAACAACAATCGAATCTGTTATCGGCGCCATCCCTAAGAACAAACCCCTTAAGAAGCGAGACGTCGTACGTGTTGCGGTCACCACTGATGATGAGTCCGAAGAGGACACCGTCTCGGTCACCTACCCACGCACTGGACGCAACTATACACCTCCGCCTGCCAACGAAGCAAAGGCcgtggtcaagaagaaggtccGGTTTGAGGCTCGCCAAAATGGCCCCCTCAAATCTGCTATGAAGcagaccaccaccacaactCCCAAAGACTCCTCAGATGAGGCATCCGACTCCGGTCCAGAAACCGAGTCAGACTCTAGTCAGTCGGCATACATATCAAGCTCTGATGCCACCGATTCTGATGTTGAATACTCAGTTGAGTGCGTCAAGCACAAAAGgcagagaaagaagaagcgcaGACAGACACAGGCCGAAGAAGACACCGAGAGTGACTGGGACTCTGATCCAGCACCAGACTGTCCCTGCCAGAGATGTACAAAGGGCCGACAGATATTGCAAAGAGTATGCCAGAAAAGGAGCAAGGAAATCACCCCGCCAAGCCCCGAAACCTCTGATTCGGACGAAGAAGCACCCCCCAACACTAAGCAACAATCTGGTAAGAACAAGAGGAGGTGTCTAAAGAAAGCAAAACCAACAGAGCCTGACCCCAATACTTCTGACTCAGATTCAGAGCCTGAGATCCTAGCACTTAAGAAACGGAGCCAAACCAAAAATCAAGGCAAGCAGACAAATGGAAAGGAACAGCAAATCGCGCTCCAGGCTCCTATGACCAAAAAGGAACGAAAAGCAATGAACAAAAAGGCtaagcagcagcaagagcaagagatTGAAGGCGAAACCTCTGACTCACCCAAGGAAACAGAGGAGGAAACTGAACCGGAAGAGGAGCCCAAGAAACAGAACAAAGGCAAGCAGAAGAATaacaagaagcagaaagGAGAACAGAAGAAACAGGAACCGGAAAATGAAACCAATAAAGACCAAGAGGCTGCCCCAGCTGATAAGGCCCCCGAAGCTTCCAAGGACACAGATCAAGGCAAGTTCAGAACTATGAAAGGAAAAGCAAAGGCACAGCCTAAAAAAAAGGATGGAGTCAAGAAGGGCAATTATCCCGAAGGACTACCAGTTCCTCATATGCGTCGACCACAGCTTGTCGAGCCCATCAGGGCTCAGGTCGTTCTGATAGAGCGCGTGATCAAAATTCCACAAGATCCAGCACCTAACGCTTACTACGATGCAGAACTCAATATCCTGAGAGCTTACGACGGCCCTGCCTACGGCAATCACCAAAGCAATGCGTTATACCCAGAGCGTGACGCCTTCGGTCGCCCTCTGCCGATGGGCCAGCCTCATCCCATGCAGAACCCTTTCTACTATGGCTTCAACAACCCGCAGCAGTATCCCAACTATCCACAGATGCCACCATTCCACCAGGGCTACGCAGGAGCTCCTCCGCCCCCGGATGCATACTCACATGTTCCCATCACACAAGGGATGGCCCCTCCTCCGTGGTATGCCATGGGTCCTCCTCCAGGAGTTCCCCCCTCTGGCTACTATGGACACAGGAGCCCTGAAACCAACAAGAACACTCCGGTTTCCAAAGCGGAGAAAAATAACGTTGGCCCTCCTGGAAGTCTTACT GGCCAGGACAATCCATACTACAAGAGAAAGTCACAAAACAACGGATGGGAAAGCCACCGTTCTGTACCCAAGGAAAATGGCCATCCACCAGGTTCCGATAAGGCTGGGTCCAACAGGTCCAACGGATCCAACGACTGGAACAAGAATAACGATCCAGTAGCTAGCTGGAACGATGGAGTACCTGACAACAAAGGCCAAGATGATTGGCCCGCAACCGCCCCAGACAACAACCAGAACGGAAACGACTGGGGTACAAGTGACGATCAGGCAGTTAAAGATTGGAATGACAGGATCACTCAGGATAGTAAGCCGGCCGAATGGCCAATATCACTACCAACTGGCGAACAAGATCAGAAGCAAAACGGCTCAGGAGATGGCTCGAGCCATTCTAACAGGAGCAATGATACTTTGAAAAAGATCGGAGCTCATTGGGGCGAGGACACTTACCCAGGCTGTTGCCCCCCTAGCACCTGGGGTGAACAACAGACCACAAGCAGCGTGGGGCAATCAGCTGACAACAACGTGGGCATCTGGGCTCCCACGGACGTGAATGGGAGTGGGAATGGAGACGGGAACCAGAACCCTCCGGCAGTAGGAGGAGATGGTGACAACATCATGCCTGGGACATGGGTTGACGGCACTGAAACTGTGCCAGCCTGGGGAGATGCTACTGCAGCACAGGACACGAACGGCAAAGCCATACACTggtaa
- a CDS encoding hypothetical protein (BUSCO:EOG09264E6Z), which produces MLLIGLTGSIATGKTTVSSMLSSQPYNLPIIDADILARKVVEPGTRGYEAIVKHFGPTTPELLVQPSEKMPEDGPDGKGRPLNRPALGRRVFGDSEERKKDRAVLNRIVHPAVRWEMFKSVVGCYFRGHWAVVLDIPLLFESGLDRFCGVTAVVAVHDPAVQMQRLRARDPHLSPEDAENRVRSQTDVREKARRCEERGEGKGIVLWNDGSREELKEQLDKAIKELRKASPDWWSWLLLGCPPLAVAVATWRFWQNLIINERWEEMKLNAKL; this is translated from the coding sequence ATGCTTCTTATCGGTCTCACGGGCTCAATTGCCACAGGCAAGACGACAGTGTCGTCAATGCTCTCATCACAACCCTACAATCTCCCGATCATAGATGCAGACATTCTAGCGCGCAAGGTTGTGGAGCCGGGAACTCGTGGGTATGAAGCTATTGTGAAACACTTTGGGCCTACGACACCCGAACTTCTCGTGCAACCATCAGAGAAGATGCCAGAGGATGGACCGGACGGCAAAGGCAGACCACTCAACAGACCAGCATTAGGGAGACGAGTATTTGGCGACTCAGAGGAGCGAAAGAAGGACAGAGCAGTTCTCAATCGCATCGTTCATCCGGCTGTTCGATGGGAGATGTTCAAGTCCGTCGTCGGATGTTACTTCAGAGGCCATTGGGCTGTGGTTCTGGATATCCCACTCCTTTTCGAGAGTGGCCTCGATCGCTTCTGCGGCGTCACAGCTGTAGTCGCAGTCCACGACCCAGCAGTTCAGATGCAGCGTCTGCGTGCGCGTGATCCTCACCTTAGCCCAGAAGATGCCGAGAACAGAGTGCGTAGCCAGACAGATGTTCGAGAAAAAGCCCGACGATGTGAAGAACGAGGAGAAGGCAAAGGGATTGTGCTTTGGAACGATGGGTCACGAGAAGAGCTAAAGGAGCAACTGGATAAGGCTATCAAGGAACTGAGAAAGGCGAGCCCCGATTGGTGGTCATGGTTATTGCTTGGATGTCCTCCTCTGGCAGTTGCAGTTGCGACGTGGAGGTTCTGGCAGAATCTTATCATTAATGAGAGATGggaggagatgaagttgaatgCGAAGCTGTGA
- a CDS encoding hypothetical protein (EggNog:ENOG41~BUSCO:EOG09264NC7) produces the protein MSSLWNAFTSGNKPAHQQQQSQSQSQSHQQPTTQEPAHYAYDPTEGQGVESFLQSSAFADPSQLHPLAGLNRDTLEYISLEDSALSELPGGQSVLPSRGFTDDLCYGTGITYLAGLGIGGAWGLQEGLRRSAGQPPKLRLNAVLNSVTRRGPFLGNSLGVVAIIYNCINSLIGSVRGKHDAGNTVLAGALSGMLFKSTRGLRPMAISGGIVASVAGAWAIVRRSFFPIPEPVPAVSDELTL, from the exons ATGTCTTCTCTCTGGAACGCTTTCACCAGCGGCAATAAGCCCGcccaccaacagcaacagtcgcagtctcagtctcagtcgCACCAACAACCCACAACACAAGAACCCGCGCATTACGCCTACGACCCCACGGAAGGTCAGGGCGTCGAGTCTTTTCTTCAGAGCTCTGCCTTTGCCGACCCCTCGCAATTACATCCCCTCGCCGGCCTCAACAGAGATACCCTTGAATATATTTCCCTCGAGGATTCAGCCCTGTCCGAGTTGCCTGGTGGCCAATCAGTCCTGCCCTCGCGAGGCTTCACAGACGACTTGTGTTATGGTACCGGAATCACATATCTCGCTGGTCTGGGAATTGGAGGTGCCTGGGGTCTGCAGGAGGGTCTCCGAAGGTCGGCTGGTCAGCCTCCTAAGCTGCGATTGAACGCTGTTCTCAACTCGGTTACTCGACGAGGACCTTTCCTCGGTAACTCGTTGGGTGTCGTCGCTATTATCTACAACTGCATCAACTCATTGATTGGATCTGTCCGCGGAAAGCATGATGCCGGAAACACCGTCCTCGCTGGTGCGCTGAGTGGTATGCTCTTTAAGAGCACCCGTGGACTTCGACCCATGGCCATCTCTGGTGGTATTGTGGCTTCTGTCGCTGGTGCTTGGGCT ATTGTCCGACGATCTTTCTTCCCTATCCCAGAGCCCGTTCCTGCGGTTTCTGACGAGCTTACTCTGTAA